Part of the Longimicrobium sp. genome is shown below.
CGTGCGCTGCTGGGGACGATGAAGAGCGGCGCGGCCTTCCTGGTCCTCGATCCGTCCTATCCGGCGGGGCGACTGGCCGAGTACGCCCGCATCGCGCGTCCCGCCGCGCACATCCACCTCTCCGCGGCGGGCGACCTGCCGCGCGAGGCGCTGGACGCGCTGGGAGAGACGATCCGCACCGCCGTCATCATCCACCCGCGGAGCGAAGAGCCCGCGGGCGCGATGGATTCTGCCAGCGATCCGCTGAACGTGGAGGTCGGTCCGGACACGCTGGCGTACCTGTCGTTCACCTCGGGGACCACGGGAACGCCCAAGGCGGTGATCGGGCGGCACTCGTCGCTCACGCACTTCACGCCATGGCTGGCGTCGGAGTTCGGTCTCTCCGCGTCCGACCGCTTCAGCCTGCTGAGCGGCCTGGCCCACGACCCGCTGCACCGCGACGTCTTCACCCCGCTTCAGCTCGGCGCGGCGGTCGTGGCGCCGGAGCCGGACGAGACCGGCACCCCCGGCTACCTCGCGCGGTGGATGCGCGAGAACGGAATCACGGTGGCGCACCTGACGCCGGCCATGGGCCAGCTCCTGGCCGACGCGCCGGAGCGCGAACGGATTCCCAACCTGCACCGCGCCTTCTTCGTGGGCGACGTCCTCCGCCGCGCGGACGTGCAGCGGCTGACGGCGCTCGCGCCCAACCTGCGCGTCGTCAACTACTACGGGTCCACCGAAACGCAGCGCGCAGTCTCGTATCACGAGGTCGATCCAACGGCCGAGCAGAAGGAGATCATCCCCCTGGGACGCGGGCTTCCTGGCGTGCAGCTCCTCGTCCGCAATGCGAGCGGGGAGATCGCGGGAGTCGGCGAGGTGGGCGAGATCTGGATGCGTTCGCCGCACCTGGCGGCCGGCTACCTGGGCGACGAGGAGCTCTCGGCGTCGCGCTTCATCCCCAACCCGTGGACCGGCGATCCGGCCGACCGCCTGTACCGTACGGGCGACCTGGGCCGCTACCGGCCGGACGGCGAGGTGGAGCCGCTGGGGCGCGCCGACCAGCAGGTGAAGGTGCGCGGCTTCCGGGTGGAGCTGGGCGAGGTGGAAAGCGCCCTGACGTCGCACCCGGCGCTCAAGGAGGCCGCCGTGATCACCCGCGAGGCCGGCGCGGATGACCGCCGTCTGGTCGCCTACTGGGTGCCTGTCGAGGGATCGGTCGAGCCCGACGCGGCAGCGCTCCGGGCGCACCTCAAGGCGCTGCTGCCGGAGTACATGGTCCCGTCCGCCTACGTGCGGCTGGACCGGCTTCCGCTGACGGCGAACGGCAAGCTGGACCGCCGCGCCCTTCCCGAGCCGGAGGCGGCGGCGAGCGACGCCGGTCTGGTGGAGCCGCGCACCGTTACCGAACGGATGATCGCGGAAATCTGGATGGAGGTGCTGGAAGTGGAGCGCGTGGGCGTGGAGGACGACTTTTTCGGGCTCGGCGGCCACTCGCTGAAGGCGGCGCAGGTGCTGGCGCGCATCTCCCGGATGCTGGAGGTGGAGCTTCCCCTTCGCGTGCTCTTCGAGAGCCCGACCGTCGCCGGCCTCGCCGCGGCGGTCGAGGCAGCGGTCCACGAAGACGATGGCGGCGGCGCCTTCGCCGACGCGCTCGCGGAGCTGGAGGGGCTGAGCGACGACGAGGTGGCGGCGCTGCTGGCGGAGATCGGGGAGGAGGCCTGAGGGCCTGCACGGGCGGGGTTGCGGTGCGCGCTGAAGCTGGCGCGGCGGCGAAGCCCCTCCCGCCGCTTTCCGCCGGGTGCCGACACTCGGCGGGTAGGGTCGGCGTATAGGCCTTAACGTAAGCCCGCCAATGGCATAGGATCATACCGGGTAGCGCAAATCACGACTAGGACATACATTATTGGACATCCAAAGCGCAATTCGCCGCTCCCAAAACGGTTGACTTGACGCCTGTGAGTGAGGGGGCCGCCGCGGCATGCAACCAGGCCCGCTGCCCACCAGCGGCATCAGCCCCGCCGAGCACGAAACCACCGCGCCGAGCCGCGGTCGCGAAGCACCCGGCACCCCTTCTCGTCGGAAGCCCACCGCATACAGAGCAGGATGGCTGACATCATCTCCCGGCTGGCCGGGCTGTCACCCGACAAGCAGAGGCTGCTGGCCCTGAAGCTGAAGCTGAAGGGCGGGGCATCCGCGGCGGCGGCCGGGCAGACAGGCGGCGAGCGGCCCACCGAGTTTCCCACGTCGTTCGCGCAGCGTCGGCTGTGGCTGCTGGATCGGCTGGAGCCGGGGAGCACCGCCTACTCCATGCCCCGGGTCTGGCGCATCCCCGGTTTGTTGGACGTCGCCGCGCTGGAGCGTGCCCTGGACGAGCTGGTGCGGCGCCACGAGACGCTGCGCACGCACCTGGAGGAGCGCGGCGGAGAGCCGGTGCAGGTGGTTGCCCCTCCCTCTCCCTTCCGGCTGAAGGTGACGGACCTCTCCGCGCTGGCTCCCGCCGGGGCGGTGGCCGAACTGGCGCGGCTGGCGCGCGCCGACGCCGCGGCCCCCTTCCGGCTGGAGGAGGGCCCGCTCTTCCGCGCGTCCCTCGTCCGCCTCTCGGCCGACGAGCACGCCCTGCTCTGGAACCTGCACCACGCGATCACCGACGGCTGGTCCACCGGCATCGTCGTGCGCGAGCTGATGGCCCTGTACCAGGCCTTCTCGCGCGGCGAGCCCTCGCCGCTGCCGCCACTCCCCCTGCAGTACGGCGACTATGCCCTCCGCGAGCGCGAGCGCCTGTCCGGCAACGCGCTCGCGCGGCTGGTGGGCTTCTGGCGCAAGGCGCTGGAAGGCGCACCCACGGTGCTGGAGATGGCGCCGGACCACCCCCGGCCGGCCGTGCGCACCTACCGCGGCGCCGCGGTCAGCGCCTCGCTGGGCACCCGCCTCCCCGCGCGCGTGGACGCACTGGCGAGGGCGCACGACGCCACCCCGTTCATGGTCTACCTGGCCGCGTTCCAGCTCCTGCTGGGCCGCTACGCCGCCCAGGACGACGTGCTGGTGGGCACCGCGGTCGCCAACCGGCCCTCGGTGGAGGTGGAGGGGATCGTCGGCTTCTTCGTGAACACGCTGGTGCTGCGTGGCGACCTCTCGGGCGATCCCACCTTCGCCGAGCTGCTGGCGCGCGTGCGCGAGGCCACGCTGGGCGCGTTCGAGCACCAGGCGCTCCCCTTCGAGAAGCTGGTGGAGGAGCTGAACCCCGAGCGCTCGCTGACCCACGCGCCGCTGGTGCAGGCCGCCATCGTCCTGCACAACCAGCACGGCGCCGGCGAAGGATCGGATGTGACGGCGGCTCCGGCGCAGGCGGCGGGGCCCGCGCTGCGCCTGGAGGCGGCGGAGGGCGCGGAAGAGGCGGCGCGCTTCGATCTCACGCTGGAGCTGGCGCTGTGGCCCGACGGCCTCCGCGCGAACCTCGGCTACGCGACGGACCTCTTCGAGCAGGACACGGTCCAGCGGATGCTCGGCCACCTGCAGCGGGTGCTGGAGCAGGCCGTCGCCGATCCGAACGTTCGGCTCTCGCGGCTGGAGCTGCTCGGCGACGCGGAGCGCGCGCGGGTGCTCGACGAGTGGAACCGGACGGAGCGCCCGTACCCGCGCGGCGTGTGCATCCACGAGCTGTTCGAGGCGCAGGTGCGGGAGCGTCCCAGTGCCGTGGCGCTGTCCTGGGGCGATGAGTCGCTGACGTACGCGGAGCTGGATGCGCGGGCCAACCAGCTTGCCAATCACCTCGTCCGCCTGGGCGTGGGACCCGATGCCCGCGTGGGCGTGCTGCTGGAGCGGAGCGCGGAGCTGATCGTCTCCATCCTCGCGGTGCTGAAGGCGGGCGGCTGCTACGTGCCGCTGGACCCGGGCTATCCGCCCGAGCGGCTGCGCCTGATGCTCGCCGACAGCAGCGTTCGCGTGCTCCTCAGCCGCGGCGGCCTGTCGGAGGCGGTGGCGGGCGGCGGCCTGCACGTCATCCACCTGGACCAGGCCGCGGACGCGCTCGCGTCGGAGCCGATCGAAGCGCCTCGCGGTGGGGCCACCGCGGAGAACCTGGCGTACATCGTCTACACCAGCGGGAGCACGGGAAGGCCCAAGGGCGTGATGGTGGCCCACCGGCACGTCGTGCAGCTCGTCGTCGAGACCGACTACGTGCGGTTCGGCCCCGGAGACCGCATCGCGCAGGCATCGAACGCGAGCTTCGACGCGCTGACATTCGAGGCCTGGGGCGCGTTCCTGAACGGCGCTACCCTGGTCGGCATCCCCCGCGACGTTCTCCTCTCGCCGCCCGCGTTTCGCGAGATGCTTCGCGAGGAGCGGATCACCACGCTCTACCAGACCACCGCGCTGCTCAACCAGCTCTCGCGCGAGCAGCCGGACGTCTTCTCCCCGCTGCGCGAGGTGCTGTTCGGCGGGCAGGCCGTGGACGCCGACAGCGTGCGCCGGCTGCTGAAGGCGGGCGGTCCCGAGCGGCTGCTGCACATGTACGGCCCCACCGAGACGACCGCCTGGTGCTCGTGGGAGCAGGTGGTGCACGTGGCGGATGACGCGCTCACGGTTTCCGTGGGCCGCCCCACCGGCAATCAGCGGATCTACCTGCTCGATGCCGCGCTGAACCCCGTGCCGGTGGGTGTCCCCGGCGAGGCGTACGTGGGCGGCGACGGCGTGGTGCGCGGCTACCTGGACCGGCCGGGTCTGACGGCGGAGCGCTTCGTTCCCGATCCGTTCGCCGGGGACGGGACGCGGATGTACCGCACCGGCGACCGGCTGCGCTGGAAGGCGGACGGGCGGCTGGAGTTCATCGGCCGGGTGGACGAGCAGGTGAAGGTGCGCGGCTTCCGCGTCGAGCCCGGGGAGATCGAGGCGGTGCTGTCGGCGCACGCGGAGGTGCGCGAGGCGCGGGTGATCGTGAGCGACGATGCGTCCGGCGAGAAGCGGCTCGTGGCGTACGTCGTGGGGAGCGTGGATGCGGACGGACTGCGCGCGCACCTGCGGCAGAGCCTTCCGGAGTACATGGTGCCGGCGGCGTTCGTCGCACTGGAGCGCATTCCGCTGACGCCGAACGGAAAGCTGGACGTCCGCGCCCTCCCCGCGCCGGAGCTGGGTGCGGCGGAGGACCGGTACGCCGCGCCGCGCACCCCCGTGGAGGAGGTGCTGGCGGCGATCTGGGCAGAGGTGCTGAAGGTGGAGCGCGTGGGGGTGCACGACAACTTCTTCGCCCTGGGAGGCCACTCCCTCCTGGCGGTCACGCTGGTGGAGCGCATGCGGCGGCGCGGCGTGCGCGCGGACGTACGCGCGCTGTTCACCACGCCCACGGTGGCGGAGCTCGCCGCGGCGGCGGAAGGCGACTTCCACGAGGTGGTGATCCCGCCGAACCGCAT
Proteins encoded:
- a CDS encoding amino acid adenylation domain-containing protein is translated as MADIISRLAGLSPDKQRLLALKLKLKGGASAAAAGQTGGERPTEFPTSFAQRRLWLLDRLEPGSTAYSMPRVWRIPGLLDVAALERALDELVRRHETLRTHLEERGGEPVQVVAPPSPFRLKVTDLSALAPAGAVAELARLARADAAAPFRLEEGPLFRASLVRLSADEHALLWNLHHAITDGWSTGIVVRELMALYQAFSRGEPSPLPPLPLQYGDYALRERERLSGNALARLVGFWRKALEGAPTVLEMAPDHPRPAVRTYRGAAVSASLGTRLPARVDALARAHDATPFMVYLAAFQLLLGRYAAQDDVLVGTAVANRPSVEVEGIVGFFVNTLVLRGDLSGDPTFAELLARVREATLGAFEHQALPFEKLVEELNPERSLTHAPLVQAAIVLHNQHGAGEGSDVTAAPAQAAGPALRLEAAEGAEEAARFDLTLELALWPDGLRANLGYATDLFEQDTVQRMLGHLQRVLEQAVADPNVRLSRLELLGDAERARVLDEWNRTERPYPRGVCIHELFEAQVRERPSAVALSWGDESLTYAELDARANQLANHLVRLGVGPDARVGVLLERSAELIVSILAVLKAGGCYVPLDPGYPPERLRLMLADSSVRVLLSRGGLSEAVAGGGLHVIHLDQAADALASEPIEAPRGGATAENLAYIVYTSGSTGRPKGVMVAHRHVVQLVVETDYVRFGPGDRIAQASNASFDALTFEAWGAFLNGATLVGIPRDVLLSPPAFREMLREERITTLYQTTALLNQLSREQPDVFSPLREVLFGGQAVDADSVRRLLKAGGPERLLHMYGPTETTAWCSWEQVVHVADDALTVSVGRPTGNQRIYLLDAALNPVPVGVPGEAYVGGDGVVRGYLDRPGLTAERFVPDPFAGDGTRMYRTGDRLRWKADGRLEFIGRVDEQVKVRGFRVEPGEIEAVLSAHAEVREARVIVSDDASGEKRLVAYVVGSVDADGLRAHLRQSLPEYMVPAAFVALERIPLTPNGKLDVRALPAPELGAAEDRYAAPRTPVEEVLAAIWAEVLKVERVGVHDNFFALGGHSLLAVTLVERMRRRGVRADVRALFTTPTVAELAAAAEGDFHEVVIPPNRIPAGCDAITPEMLPLVELTQAEIDRIVAGVPGGAPNVQDVYPLAPLQEGILFHHLLTPDSDPYLLPQPFAFESREQRDAYLAALQAVVARHDVLRTALVWEGLSEPVQVVWRHAPLPVKEVEVDPAGDDAARQLFERIDPLHYGMDLGRAPLLRAFVGREAVAGRWGMLLLLHHVVSDHTTGAVLHEEMEAHLEGRAEQLPAPLPFRNYVAHARLGVSRAEHEAFFRELLGDVDEPTAPFGLRQVQGDGLGLEQRGLWVEPELGARLREGARRLGVSAAAVCHVAWAQVLARVSGRSDVVFGTVLFGRMEGGEGADRVLGPFINTLPVRIRVGEEGAEASVRRTQALLASLVRHEHASLTLAQQMSGVPAPEPLFSALFNYRHAPGGGGGGGEKSPARGPRLASGVAERSNYPLNLSMNDVGDAFSLSVQAEAEVGAERVCAQMHTALAGLIEALEAAPERPLQSIDVLPPAERRQVLEAWNRTEAEYPADRCIHELFEAQAERSPGAAALVFEDQTLSYRQLNARANQLAHHLAARG